A window of the Cicer arietinum cultivar CDC Frontier isolate Library 1 chromosome 6, Cicar.CDCFrontier_v2.0, whole genome shotgun sequence genome harbors these coding sequences:
- the LOC101488216 gene encoding protein TEEBE-like: protein MVKMAVTFIYTLFMTLLFAASTFADALPRSPKVHFQNGNFEEKPNPKYLKKTRLIGKHALPKWEINGLVEYISGGPQPGGMYFPVTHGVHAIRLGNDASISQTIKLKPFQWYALILGATRTCAQDEVLRISVPSQFGDVPLQTLYSLNGDVIAWGFKPVSSIVKVTFHNPGVQEDPTCGPLLDAVAIREFYTPIPTRGNLVRNPGFEEGPFPIFNSTNGVLLPPKQEDLVSPLPGWIIESLRAIKFIDSNHFHVPFGHGAVELVAGRESAIAQILRTVENKVYNMKFTIGDARNGCHGSMMVIAFAANDSLKVPFKSIGKGTFKTASFNFKAIANRTRITFYSSFYHTRIDDFGSLCGPVLDQVIVSPITKQF, encoded by the exons atgGTGAAAATGGCAGTGACATTCATATATACACTTTTCATGACTTTGCTATTTGCAGCTTCAACTTTTGCTGATGCTCTTCCCAGGTCACCAAAAG TTCATTTCCAAAATGGGAACTTTGAGGAGAAGCCAAACCCCAAATATCTAAAGAAAACAAGACTAATTGGGAAACATGCACTACCCAAATGGGAAATCAATGGTCTTGTTGAGTACATCTCTGGAGGGCCACAACCTGGAGGAATGTACTTTCCAGTGACACATGGAGTGCATGCAATTAGGCTTGGAAATGATGCCTCCATCTCTCAAACAATCAAACTCAAACCATTTCAATGGTATGCTCTAATATTAGGAGCCACAAGAACTTGTGCTCAAGATGAAGTTTTGAGAATCTCTGTCCCTTCACAATTTGGAGATGTTCCTTTGCAAACACTTTATAGTCTCAATGGTGATGTTATTGCTTGGGGATTCAAACCTGTTTCTTCTATTGTGAAAGTTACATTCCATAATCCTGGTGTTCAAGAAGACCCTACATGTGGTCCACTTTTGGATGCTGTTGCTATTAGAGAGTTCTATACTCCAATCCCAACAAGAG GTAATTTGGTAAGAAATCCTGGGTTTGAGGAGGGTCCATTCCCAATTTTCAATTCAACAAATGGTGTTCTTCTCCCTCCAAAACAAGAAGATCTTGTGTCTCCACTCCCTGGTTGGATTATTGAATCCCTCAGAGCTATTAAGTTCATTGACTCAAACCATTTCCATGTTCCATTTGGACATGGAGCAGTTGAGCTTGTTGCAGGCAGGGAAAGTGCCATTGCACAAATTCTAAGAACTGTTGAAAATAAAGTCTACAACATGAAATTCACAATTGGAGATGCAAGAAATGGTTGTCATGGATCAATGATGGTTATAGCATTTGCTGCAAATGATAGTCTCAAAGTTCCTTTCAAATCTATAGGAAAAGGAACATTTAAAACTGCAAGTTTTAATTTCAAAGCAATTGCAAATAGAACTAGAATCACTTTCTATAGTTCTTTCTATCATACAAGGATTGATGATTTTGGATCTCTTTGTGGACCTGTCCTTGATCAAGTTATAGTCTCCCCTATCACCAagcaattttga